The genomic interval AGCACGATGTACATGGTCACCACCGCCGCCAGAATCAGCAGCAAGGTGCTCGACAGCGACGCCTGGAAGGCCTCCGCAGCCCCCTGGAAGCGGGTTTGCACCCCCAGCGGCATGCCGATGTCCTTCTGCACCTGCTCGATCACCTGCACGGCTTCACCTAGCGAGGCGCCATGGGCCAGGTTGAACGACAGGGTCACTGCAGGGAACTGGCCAATGTGGGAAATGGCCAGCTGGGCCTGACGCTGCTCGATGCGCGCCAGCGCCGACAGCCGCACCTGGCCGCCATCGGTAGCCTTGACGTGGATCGACTCCAGCGCCTGCGGGCCGATCACTGAAGCGTCCTTCGACTGCAGCACCACGCGGTACTGGCTGGCTTGGGTGTAGATGGTAGAAATCTGCCGCTGGCCGAAGGCGTCGTACAGGGCATTGGTGATCTGCGACACGCTGATGCCCAAGCGGCTGGCCATATCGCGGTCAATCACCAGGTACACCTGCAGGCCCTTGTCCTGGAGGTCACTGGCGACGTCGGCCAGCTCCGCGCGTTGCTGCAGCGCCTGCACCAGCTTGCCGCTCCATTGCGCCAGCAGGTCGGCGTCCGGCGATGACAGGCTGAACTGGTACTGGGTTCGGCTGACCCGGTCCTCGATGCTCAGGTCCTGCACCGGCTGCATGAACAGGCGGATGCCCACCAGCCGGTCAAGTTGCGGCTGCAGGCGGCTGATCACTTCGCTGGCGGTGGCGTCGCGCTCGCCGTGAGGCTTGAGGTTGATCAGCAGGCGGCCGCTGTTGAGGGTGGCGTTGTCGCCATCGACGCCGATGTAGGACGACAGGCTTTGCACGGCAGGGTCCTGCAGGATCACCTTGCTCAGGGCCTGCTGACGCTCGCTCATGGCGGCGAACGAGGTAGACTGCGGTGCTTCGGAGATACCCTGGATCACGCCGGTGTCCTGCACCGGGAAGAAGCCCTTCGGCACTACCATGTACAGGAACACGGTCAGCACCAGGCTGGCCACCGCCACCAACAAGGTCAGCGGCTGGTGCTTGAGTACCCACTGCAGGGCGTTGCCGTAGTGTTTGATCAGCCAGTCGATCCAGGCGCCGCTGGCGCGGTAGAAGCGGCCTTGTTCCTCTTCCTTGGGCTCACGCTTGAGCAAGCGCGCGCACATCATGGGCGTCAGGGTCAGCGACACCACCAGGGAAATCAGGATGGCCACTGCCAGGGTGATGGCGAACTCGCGGAACAGGCGGCCGACCACGTCAGCCATGAACAGCAGCGGGATCAGTACCGCAATCAGTGAGAAGGTGAGCGAGATCAGGGTAAAGCCGATCTGCCGGGCGCCCTTGAGCGCCGCCTGCATGGGCGTCTCGCCCTCCTCGATGTGCCGGGAGATGTTCTCCAGCATGACAATGGCATCGTCGACCACAAAGCCGGTGGCAATGGTCAGGGCCATCAGCGTCAGGTTGTTCACCGAGAAACCGGCCAGGTACATCACGCCGAAGGTGCCGATCAGTGACAGTGGCACGGCAATCGACGGAATAAGGGTAGCGCTGAAACGGCGCAGGAAGACGAAGGTAACCATTACCACCAGGACAATGGCAATCAGCAGTTCATGCTGTACGTCCTTGACCGCGGCGCGGATGGTCTGGGTGCGGTCAGTCAGCACCGACACATCGAGGCCGGCCGGCAGGTTGTCGGTGATCGACGGCAACAGTTCCTTGATACGGTCGACCACTTCAATGACGTTGGCGCCAGGCTGGCGCTGGATGTTCAGCAGCACCGCATGGTTTTCGTTGGCCCAGGCGGCCAGCCGCTCGTTTTCGGCGCCATCGACAATTTCCGCCACATCCTTCAGACGCAGTGGGGCACCGTTGTTGTAAGCCAGGATCAGGTTGGCGTATTCCTCGGGGGAACGCAGCTGGTCATTGGCATCGAGCATCGACACCCGGGTGGGGCCATCGAAATTGCCCTTGGGCTGGTTCACGTTCGAGGCGCCGATCAGCGTGCGCACGTCATCCAGGTTCAGGCCGTTGGCCGCCAGGGCGTCCACGTTGACCTTGATGCGTACCGCCTGACGCTGGCCGCCGGCAATGCTGACCATGCCTACGCCGCTGATCTGTGCAAGCTTTTGTGCCACGCGCGTATCGACCAGGTCATTGAGCTTGGGCAGCGGCATGGTCTTGGACGAAATGGCCAAGGTCAGCACCGGGGTGTCAGCCGGGTTGACCTTGTTGTACACCGGCGGCGCAGGCAGGTCGCTGGGCAGCAGATTACTGGCAGCGTTGATCGCAGCCTGCACCTGCTGCTCGGCAACGTCCATGTTCATGTCGAGGTTGAAGCGCAGGGTAAGCACCGATGCACCACCGGAACTGGTCGAAGCCATTTGCTCCAGGCCAGGCATCTGGCCGAACTGGCGCTCCAGGGGTGCGGTGACGGCGCTGGTCATGACCTGCGGACTGGCGCCGGGGTACAGGGTCATGACGCGGATGGTCGGGTAATCCACCTGCGGCAAAGCGGAGACCGGCAGCAGCTTGTAGGCGATCAGGCCGGCCAGGACAATGGCCAGCATGCTCAGCGTGGTGGCGACCGGCCGCAGGATGAACAGACGCGAGAGGTTCATGCGCCCGCCTTGCCTGCTGCTTTGCCTGGCTGTGCTTCA from Pseudomonas fortuita carries:
- a CDS encoding MdtB/MuxB family multidrug efflux RND transporter permease subunit translates to MNLSRLFILRPVATTLSMLAIVLAGLIAYKLLPVSALPQVDYPTIRVMTLYPGASPQVMTSAVTAPLERQFGQMPGLEQMASTSSGGASVLTLRFNLDMNMDVAEQQVQAAINAASNLLPSDLPAPPVYNKVNPADTPVLTLAISSKTMPLPKLNDLVDTRVAQKLAQISGVGMVSIAGGQRQAVRIKVNVDALAANGLNLDDVRTLIGASNVNQPKGNFDGPTRVSMLDANDQLRSPEEYANLILAYNNGAPLRLKDVAEIVDGAENERLAAWANENHAVLLNIQRQPGANVIEVVDRIKELLPSITDNLPAGLDVSVLTDRTQTIRAAVKDVQHELLIAIVLVVMVTFVFLRRFSATLIPSIAVPLSLIGTFGVMYLAGFSVNNLTLMALTIATGFVVDDAIVMLENISRHIEEGETPMQAALKGARQIGFTLISLTFSLIAVLIPLLFMADVVGRLFREFAITLAVAILISLVVSLTLTPMMCARLLKREPKEEEQGRFYRASGAWIDWLIKHYGNALQWVLKHQPLTLLVAVASLVLTVFLYMVVPKGFFPVQDTGVIQGISEAPQSTSFAAMSERQQALSKVILQDPAVQSLSSYIGVDGDNATLNSGRLLINLKPHGERDATASEVISRLQPQLDRLVGIRLFMQPVQDLSIEDRVSRTQYQFSLSSPDADLLAQWSGKLVQALQQRAELADVASDLQDKGLQVYLVIDRDMASRLGISVSQITNALYDAFGQRQISTIYTQASQYRVVLQSKDASVIGPQALESIHVKATDGGQVRLSALARIEQRQAQLAISHIGQFPAVTLSFNLAHGASLGEAVQVIEQVQKDIGMPLGVQTRFQGAAEAFQASLSSTLLLILAAVVTMYIVLGVLYESYIHPVTILSTLPSAAVGALLALLISGNDLGMIAIIGIILLIGIVKKNAIMMIDFALEAERHQGMSPRDAIYQAALLRFRPILMTTLAALFGAVPLMLATGSGAELRQPLGLVMVGGLLVSQVLTLFTTPVIYLYFDRLARRWRPGTDVKQAEA